One genomic window of Solanum dulcamara chromosome 10, daSolDulc1.2, whole genome shotgun sequence includes the following:
- the LOC129871480 gene encoding uncharacterized protein LOC129871480, translating to MMLPTRILSLLLLLILIAQILPNTTSYQCGKIATKRCNSAPKRESLANTGEEHEAVVIRGNKRKGEQILSRRPLSQSGGKGSAEFVAFTADYKSPRHHPPRHN from the exons ATGATGCTACCTACTAGGATTTTAAGCTTATTACTACTCCTAATCTTAATTGCTCAAATTCTGCCAAACACGACTTCTTACCAAT GTGGCAAAATTGCAACCAAAAGATGCAATTCAGCACCAAAGAGAGAGTCCTTG GCAAATACTGGTGAAGAACATGAAGCAGTTGTGATAAGAGGAAACAAACGAAAAGGTGAACAAATTCTGAGCAGACGTCCACTCTCGCAGTCTGGGGGCAAAGGTAGTGCTGAATTTGTTGCATTTACAGCAGATTATAAATCACCAAGGCATCATCCACCAAGGCACAACTGA